In Miscanthus floridulus cultivar M001 chromosome 8, ASM1932011v1, whole genome shotgun sequence, the sequence gtgtaatagggatgcaaaccaacaggaagaacaaggttgatacgatgatttttctcctgaggttcacgtgtttgccaacacgctagtccccgttgtgtcgaccgctcacttggtggttcggcggctaattagcatcacccactaagcccgcacgtcgggcaccgtaagaacctaccccttgagtgagggtagctcaatgacacgctttactagagttgctcttcgcggctcccgcagggcgagcacaatgcccctcacaagcacttctccggagcaccgcacaagcttcttacgggcttcgacggagaccaccaccaagccatctaggaagtggcaacctccaagagtaacaagcaccaccggcttacaacttgatcacctagtgccactcgatgcaacctcacaatgtaatcgcactagaatcgctcactcacacaatcgaatgatcactatcaagtatatgtgtgatggagagctcccaagcactcacaagcatagacactaagtcccttgaggtgctcaacaccagccatggccgaaggccacttctatttatagccccaagggctaaactagccgttaccccttcactgggcaacggtcgggccgaccggacgctccggtcgtgttgaccggacgctggacctcagcgtccgatcgcccgtagacagccacgtgtcctaattccaatggtcacttgacctgaccggacgcagcagcttcaactgaccggacgctgaacccccagcgtccggtcatttccagtaaggcacCGACctcgaccgaacgtgtctggtcacacttgatcggacgcagccagcgtccggtcacactccagcttctgcgtcatcgtacgtcagcctgaccggacgcagcctgccagtgtccggttcatttagatccagcgtccgatcagttgaccgacgccagcatcttcgtgaccaactcgttttcacttttaacttcttcacccttgctccaatgtgctaaccaccaagaatttgcattcggcgcaatagaaaataggcattccatttttccaaaagcgccaaatcccaccaagtgtacaccaccatgtgtatgtgtgttagcattttcacaatcatttcccaaaggatgttagccactcaacttgccacgccactcgatcctagcgacaatgcaaagttagattactcgagtggcactagatgaccgatatgcaaacaagtttgcccctcttgatagtatggccatctatcctaaacccggtcataaacttctctacacatcaatgactggtgaaatgaaatgccctaggttatacctttgccttgcgcattccattctatctcctccaatgtcgatgcaacacatgcaccaacatgatcaacaatgatatgatccactttatatcatcacatgatcatattggttcatcaatcttgactttacttgctcttcaccgttgtcaTCGTCTatcggcgtcaagtcttgctcaagctttaccgccacgcggtccatcactccaaagccttcgacttgcccttcacgcttgcaaccggtccatcaagccaagtcttgtcttgatcttctccaccttgatcacatgactcaatgtcatgtctcatgtgcatttaagctccttcatcatcacatgtgtgagctttacaatatttccaagccattttcacctccatggcatatgttgttcacacacatgtacctgtggactaatcacctgtgtatctcacataaacacaattagtccactaagttgtcactcaattaccaaaaccaaacaaggacctttcaacgtcCCTCTGACGGGTGCTGGGTCAcgggcctcctcgcggaggtgtattACGCCGAGCTAGTCGGCGACAAAGTTCAGGCTTTCGAAGAGGGAGGCCTAGGATGGCACAGAGACGAGTGGAACCTGTATCTCGGCGGGCAAGAGTGCAGGGAATTCCAACGAGCCGAAGCAAATCGTATCGCCCAAGCCCGCTAGGACGAGGGtgacggaaaagtgggccatccgatgaccaaaaagtgttgaatgtacaacgtcttccccacggacggcgccaactatcggtgcagaaagtgaccaactagtgaatatttatagttttgctatacgttgtgatcgaaggtggcctagcactcaatgacataggatttatactagttcgggcaatgtatcctacgtccagtcagagtcggtcagtgactttattcctaagcctaggtgctcaaagtttatagtggggttacaaacgagagagagaaagatggggtgtacaagaggtccggtcggctccgaccggaagggccgagagtgataggaacttcgctatgagctaggtgttcGAGCGTGCGCTTGAGGAGTTATGAGCTATCGAtttagtgagtctgaacttgaagaagtcgaccccctttattggagggagcgcatccccttttatagataaaagaGATGGCTTTAcatgtgagagggagagagtacagatgtttctaagccttgttgcccacgttgataaagattggataatggtaggcggccccaacactgttgatgtcgctgtagaatgtcagatacgcacgggaggtcgtgctatcttcttcagaaaggatggacgccggtacctacaatactatttgatgcctagtggcatgtgaggagccacgctatgttcacccggtacgacaaatcctggtgcccatactgcgatcgatgtctagagacacgcgggaggggggaggggggcttaccgtatgggagttttaatggcccctacaatactatagggggagatatcgacgcctacaatactgtttgtgtcaggatggctgcagagtactgtttcgtgcagggtatggtccctgataCAATGGTTttaacttgtgagccttgccttgtctttctccgcatgtcttctggttcctaccgaacggggcgcccccggtcggatggctccagtcggctctgagtgcgccggtcggagaagaacggtgagcagggttcccacgagccccagtcgcggggtcagagtaggaagcagcgttttgggccaggcctttcgattggagagaccgctcggagacggctggtgcccgaagcgagtgctccggtcggagaagtGGACCGAAGAAGTTGACAAGCGGgtgcttgttcttttgggtagacgttccggtcggcgaccggactgCCCTTCCGGCCCGTTGTGTTCTAGActcttgggctagcccatgaactacatgttgttttcctgggccgagcctgggcgtggaagccggtccccgagggaccccgggtttatgaactcgacaaaTACTGTCCTTTGTATGAGATGAATTTCTTGTAATACCATCTTTTCTAACTTTACTGAAATATAATATAGGAAAACTGCATTGAGAGTGCTGCCCTTTTATTGGGTATTGGCTTATAGATTTTTTTTACTTGTTATGGTATAGAAGAGATGAGTATATATTTCAATAGTTTAAGGTGTTTGCTTAAGGTGATTGATGGTTCCCTTATGGAGACGGTTGAAGAAAAGCCAAGAAATCTGATGAAATGCTGCAATCACGTAAAGAAATAACACTCACAGGCTAATATGCATGATTAAACTTAAAATTACTGTGATATTTTTTCCCCGTTGCAACACAAAAACATGTAATTGTTAGGCATCCCGCATAGATTGAACGGGATTCTGCAAAAACGGGAGGGAACCCTCCTCTTCCATTTGGTCCCGCAAACACAAAAAATGGACTGGACAAAATATAAAGCGAAACTGGACGGGACAAAAATTTTCCCGACCATTTTCATCGAGTATGGTGGATAGCCAAATCGGCCCATCATTCGTTCTTTGTTCGTATATTGCTGGGCCTGAAAATCCAACTCAGCCCAAGACAAGTTCACCGGTCCGGATTCCCGGAACAAACCGCTCTTTTGACCGTCTGTCCGTCTCCCTCGACATGTCAAACAAGTCAAATACTGCAAAGCCTCCAAGTCACTGACACTGGGCCCCACAGCAATCAACATCGCCCGCAAGAAACGCGCAAAAAATCAAAAGACGGGCCTActacttttctttcttcttccccactCCGCCCCCGCGGCTGCTTCTCGAGCGCTCTCCAAAACCCTCCTTAAACCCTAGCTTCCGTACGCCTCCGAGGCCCCACATGGCCTCCTCGCCGCAATCGGGCGTCGCCGGAGGCGGCGGGACGATTGCTTCCAATCCCCGCGTCTGGATTGTCGCGGGCATCGCCGTCGCGGGCGTCATCGTCCTCGCGGAGgtcgcgcgccgccgccgtcggtggCTGCGGGGCATGTCCGGCACGCCACCCGACGCTGGATCCTTCTGCGACCGCTTCGAGCTCCACcctccgccgcagccgccgcctccCGCTGCTCGCCACCTTCTCTCGGGCCTGACGTTCGCCGCTAGTGACAAGTGAGTCCTGGAAGCTTCCTGCTCTGCTTGTCTGTTCTGAGCGATCCTGAGTTGCCATCCATGTATTTGCCGTGTTTTAGCTTCGAGATCGAGGGCTATGTAGCCGGGTTTGGGAACCCAGACTGGAAGAACACTCATGAGGCGGCGAGACACACAGCAGTGGCTGTCACAATGCTGCGGAAACAGGGGGCCACCTGCGTTGGAAGGACAATCATGGATGAACTCGGCTTTGGGTTTGTTTCTTTTGTTGCTTCGAATTGATTTCATTTGAAATGGTAGTTACTGTTGTGACTTATTGGCATCATCATCGGTACTCACTTGATTTTAGACAGCTCCAGGATGTAAAGCTTAATGATGCATATAGATGTAATAGGAAAGGTCAAAATGGTTAAATATAACACCTTAAATATGAAATATATCTCTGCAATTCATTTTTTTTTCATGCAACCATTATGATCTACATTGCTTGGACATGGAAAATATCACAACAATACAATTTTCGCATTGAAATGGTGTCCAAAAAGTGCCTTCTGGAGTAATTGCTGCCAGTCTCAGTGGGAGTTTCATGTGAGTTTCTTTTGCATTAAATAGGTTGCCACATTGACATTTGTTGATGACATGACagtgtatttaagaagagagaagacgacaacaacaacaacatagcctttcagtcccaagcaagttggggtaggctagagttgaaacccaccaagagccccaggtcacggttcaggcacttcaatggctgctttccaagtactcctattcaaacatagatctctagtatatcccaagctttcaaatatctttttattgcctcctcctatgtcaatttcggtctttctctacctctcctcatattattagtttggcttaggactccacaatgcactggtgcctctagaggtcttctttggacatggccaaaccacctcaaccgatgttggacactctaggcgatcacgtatatcatcgttccgaactcggtccattcttgtgtgaccgcaaatccatcgtaACATActcatttctgcaacactcagttgttgaacatgtctaatctttgtaggccaacattctgctccatacaacatagccggtctaatcgccgttctatagaacttgtcttttagcttttgtggtaccctcttgtcacagagaatgccagaagcttgtcaccacttgatccaccctgctttgattctatggctaacgtccgcatcaatatctccatccctctgtagcatcgatcccagataccgaaaggtatccttcttaggcactacttgaccttccaaactcacatcttcctcctcctgtacaactccgccaaagtcgcatctcatgtattcggttttagttctgctcaatctaaaacctttagactcaagggtctgctgccataactctagtttcctatttactcccaccTGACTTTCGTCTattaacactacatcatcagcgaacaacatgcaccaagggatatccccttgtatgttaaTGGTaatctcatccattaccaaggcaaagagatacgagcTTAagactgacccttgatgaagtccaattttaatcgggaagtaatctgtgttaccatcgtttgttcgaacactagtcacaacattgttgtacatgtccttgatgagggtcacatactttgatgggactttatgtttgtccaaagaccaccacataacatttcttggtatcttgtcataagccttcaaACGTGGTCGGCAGGATTCGAACCTGCGCGGGCAAAGCCCACATGATTTCTAGTCATGCCCGATAACCACTCCGGCATGACCACTTaagaagagagaagaaatgagATGAAACTCTCTTGACATGATTCTCTACGAGTCATGAAACTAAATGCCTATGAAACTATAGAATGAAACTTTCCATTGAGAGTGGGTGTTTCAtccaagtttcatttcattctataTTACATGGCAGTCTTGGAAACAACGGCATGAAACtatccactgagactggcctaagttTTACATATTCTTATGTGACCAGACCTTAAACCTTAACAATAACATGGCTATTTGCACAAAACATCAATAATAAATTAATATTTTTGTTGGCAAAACCCCCTTTACTGTTTACATGCTTATCGTAAATTCATTTATCATGTTTTTCAGTGTCACTGGAGAAAATTTGCACCATGGAACACCAGCCAACCCTGTTTCTCCTTCACTTGTCCCTGGTGGATCATGCAGTGGCTCTGCTGTGGCAGTTGCTGCACAACTTGTTGACTTTTCTATTGGTATTTCAGAAAGATTTCTACCCACTTCTTCTGATTATAAACCCCCACTTGTCCATGTAAATGGAACATTTTCTGTTATTTTCTGCTGCATCATGAAGATAATGCTGTCTGTGtgtaatagtattttttttttactATACCTTTCCTAATATTACTATACATGTGTTTCTTCTACACAGTTAGGTTTAGTATTTCGCTTTTGCAATTTTATTTATACATGTGTTTCTTCTTTTTGGAAATGAACCAAAATGAAATGTTTAGCCTCACGCTAGGATTTGTAGATGACTAACAGTTATCTGTTTGTGGAACATTATCTACCCATGTAGAGGCAATGGCTGCAATTACAATATTAATTAATTTTTAACCTTGCTAGTTTGGTCTGGTTTGGATGCATGTCACAGTGACACAACATTTTGTTGGTACAGTATATGATCCTGAATAGTTGGTTATGCCCTTAGTTTGTTTTCATTGAGTCTTCTCTGAAAATTTTCCTTCTTTCTAATggtatatcatcaagaacatatGTTGGAGAAGTCATTCCGCCTTGTCTACTACTGTAATATATTCACACTTCTCTTTTACGATGCACAATATTGtaatacaaagttcaacccaTACTCATTTTGTTTGTATACAAATCCTTGATCCGAGCTAAGCTCAGTTCTTATGTCTTGCTCTTCCACTTCTCCATGTTCTTTTACCTATTCCTGACCTGTTAACCTCTGAAATTCTTGTAGGCACTGATACAATTGGCGATGTAAGAATCCCAGCTTCTTTCTGTGGTTTACTTTGTTTTAGGCCTTCCTATGGTGTTATATCTACTCTTGGGACCATAGCAAATTCACAAAGTCTAGACACAATCGGTATTTTCTTGCCTTCCTCAATATTTTCTTTTCTTATATTTATTAGTTACTTTGACATGAATTTTCATGTCTTCTATGACACAAGTTGAATACCTTTTTTGCGAGCATGTAGTTATACCATGTGTACAAGGATTGTAAATGATACTAAATTTACTTTTAATTTAAGTATGAAAAAATGTAAGAATGTGTAACTCGTCACAATACATATGTTACATAATATCCGATGAACAAAGTTTTCTGGAGCGTAAGTAACTAATGGTGAATATTATCTAATCAAGTAATTTATATGTTGAGAGTCTAATTAAGACTTCTGATTCAGCCCTGTCTTTATTCTTTACAGAATATCACTGTGTATATTAGAACACCATTATCTCAGTCCTCAGAAAACCAGTTATCGATGTCAGTGTCAAATGACAGTATAGTTAGATTTTATAAAAGATTGTTTATTATTTCTCTTGATTTCTGTACCTTGTTAGGATGGTTTGCACGGGATCCATGTATTCTGCACCGTGTTGGAGAAGTTCTTTTACCAGCTGCTGCAGGTGGACTTAAGCAATCAAGGCAAATTGTTTTTGCCGATGATTGCTTTCAGCTGCTAAAGGTCTCTAATCAGAAAACTGTGCATGCCATAAAAAATGCTGTCCAGGCATTACGTGGATGTAAGTCATAGTGATGTGTCTTTTTCTTTAATTCATATGTTTGTTACTTCACTGAGCTAGATATGCCACAAATTAATCCCATATCTTGCAGATCAACCACCTAAACACATCAATATTGGCCAATATATTTGTTCCAATGTACCTAGCCTGAAGGAGTTTTGCGAACCAGCTACAAAGTTACAAGAAGGAACATCAGCCTTGAAAGCAATCTCCGCAGTGATGTTGTTATTGCAGAGGTTTGTTTGCAGTAATCATTTGCTCCTGTTTAGACAGTTTTGCTCGGGGGAATGGAGTGGGTGGGTGGTTGGAATTTCAAAAATAAATACACAAGGATAGCCGACTAGGTAGTAAAGACCTTGAAAACCTAAAATCTTCATCTATTAATACCAGAGATGATGGATTTTGTTATGAGTTAGTCAAAATGTGCTCTGATCATGCCACTAGGTCTTTATGAGTGAACCATCACTGGCTGGTTGGGGCGCCATTTCATCAGGTAGTTAAAGTTTACCTTATGCATGGACTGATGGACTTTATTAATGATGCACTTGTACTTTGTGAACTCTTGGATGTCTGGCTTTCTGAGTTGGAACCCTGCCCTTCCTGTGATTGATTAGCATGATTAACAGCAAACTTTTCTATGCTGTTGGGaagattaatttttttttcatcttGCATAGCTTGCGCTACATGCCACTTTCCAAGCAGCTAAATTCTTGTGTTTTTTATAAAAGTATAGATATTGTTCAATAGTTTAATGCTAGGAAAATCATTGTTTGCTGCGCAGTTGCTATTATTTCGGATctgtatttattttattttattgctTTGTAGTTTCTATAATTCAACATGAATCAACAATTACTTTGGGACTTACATGTCAATAATTTTTTCAGATATGAGTTTAAAGCAAACCACGAGGAGTGGGTTAACACTGTTAAACCTAAGCTTGGCCTTGATATCTCTACTCGTGTACTACAAGCTGTGAATTTTGCACATGAAAACATCAAATCTTTATACGCAATAAGAAATGAATTGCGGGCTGCACTCAAGAATCTTCTAAAGGTAGCCTTTCACAAAACCCTTCTCTTAATCACGCTTTTTAACAACAGATACTCCCTGTTTGCCTTTTACTGGCACCTTTTCTAGAAACTTCATGCTGCTGTAACTAATGAATAAGGCAGTGAGTGGCGGAAGTCTGCTTCCTGCAAGACTAGGGACACCAAAGTGTTTGAACCACACATATCGGGTACTTATGGCAACAATCCAATACCGGTTGCTTGGTACAATAGGCTATTGGCATACATCGGGGGCACTTGATTAAATTGTTGTTGATCTCTCCAATATGACTTTCTTAGAATCCAGTCTTTCTGCATTCTCATGACAGTACCATACTTTTTGGCCTTTGGACAAACTGCAATGTGCAAGTACCAACAGAGCAtggcaacatccagataaaattcATTAGCAGAAACAGGAAGGGAAATTCTTAATAAGATGACAATGTCTTGGTCCTCTTCATTGTGTAATTACAGTACAAGATGCAATGCAAGTAGAATCAGATTTCATTGTGTGCAATGATTCAAAGAAATTGAATCAGACAATGGTAGGGAATGCATTTTCGAGAGAAAAAAGGGAATTTGGGGGCAGCAACCTGATTGGGGTGGACTGATGCAGTTATTCCCTATGGGATGCTCACTTGCTTGCGCCTTGCTATCGCCCGCTGCTCCTGCAGTCCTGTCTGGCTGCCCCAGTGTGCCTCCTGGTGCCTGGTGGGGATTGCCCTGCGATCTGCCTGTGTCGGCGCCTAGCATGCTGCAGAGTGCAGACCTGCAGTGCCAGTCTCTATAGGCTGTTGCAGTGCTGCTCTCCATGTAATATGCTCCTGTTCCTCTCGTGGCTCCGCCTCCATGCTGTGCGTGTGTCATGCTACAAGGACGCACGCCTTCAACTTCACGCTCTTCAGAAGTGTGGCCCTCCCTGTGCTGATGCGCCTGGTGGGGACAGCAGCTGCGGCTGCAGCGCGACTTGCACAGGTGCAGCTTGTCTGGGTGTGCCTCTCGGGATTGGGTACTGCAGGATCTGAGTCGTCAGTCATAGGGTTGTGTAGTAGCTTAGCTAGGGTTTGCTGGTGTGAAGGGAGGGGGCAAGAAAGAGATGCTGAGAGGGAGACGCACGGGGTAGGGTGAGCAAGAGATGCCGACTGGGAGATGCATGGGGCGGAGTGAGGCGAGGCATGGCCGGGGTGTCAAGGCCTCAAGGGATTGTGAGCGAGCTAGATAGGGCGATAGCTGGTGGCTGCTGGGACTGCTACAGTGCTACCACCAATCACTGCTTGGCCTGCTCCTGCAGATGGAGAAGGGCATCCTACAGCAGCATATAGGGCCATAGAAATACAATGGGACTATTTGGATTTTTTGAGCCATGCCTCGGGTGACAACCCAGTGGCTCTAGGCCCATGCCGCCCATCTCACCTCGTTAAGACAAACAAAGTGTCTTAATTAACACGTAAAATTTTGATTCTATGAAAAAGGAACTGATAATGGATCCTACATTTATCATTTGTTATAGTAGACCCAGAAGAAATGATAAAAATGTGTGCATGTGTTATTTTTTTATCAATTCCTTTAAGTGACCATATTGATCACTTGAGAATTCCTTCATATTGCGGCATGTGCTAATTTATGATAAATCTTGTCAAAAAGTTCA encodes:
- the LOC136478105 gene encoding outer envelope protein 64, mitochondrial; protein product: MASSPQSGVAGGGGTIASNPRVWIVAGIAVAGVIVLAEVARRRRRWLRGMSGTPPDAGSFCDRFELHPPPQPPPPAARHLLSGLTFAASDNFEIEGYVAGFGNPDWKNTHEAARHTAVAVTMLRKQGATCVGRTIMDELGFGVTGENLHHGTPANPVSPSLVPGGSCSGSAVAVAAQLVDFSIGTDTIGDVRIPASFCGLLCFRPSYGVISTLGTIANSQSLDTIGWFARDPCILHRVGEVLLPAAAGGLKQSRQIVFADDCFQLLKVSNQKTVHAIKNAVQALRGYQPPKHINIGQYICSNVPSLKEFCEPATKLQEGTSALKAISAVMLLLQRYEFKANHEEWVNTVKPKLGLDISTRVLQAVNFAHENIKSLYAIRNELRAALKNLLKDTGILVLPTTAGYPLKRNSKERLSSGFEDRMYKFVGIAALSGCCEVTIPMENLDHHVSLSFVAAHGSDKFLLRTILDTYSLIQDQLVLASKLETAPVTNVDVDVNASELLKEKGNSAFKRRQWSKAIEFYSEAISLSDTNATYYCNRAAAYLELGRFKQAEADCDRALLLDRKNVKAYLRRGCAREVTLNYKEALQDFRHALALEPQNKTALAAERRLQKLLK